One segment of Choloepus didactylus isolate mChoDid1 chromosome 15, mChoDid1.pri, whole genome shotgun sequence DNA contains the following:
- the LOC119510937 gene encoding annexin A8-like protein 1 gives MRQPPFLPAVISPSQCRGLGFMPDTPTGTNEQAIIDVLTKRSNAQRQQIAKSFKAQFGKDLTENLKSELSGNFERLMVALMYPPYRYEAKEMHDAMEGLGTKEGVIIEILASRTKSQLQEIMKAYEEDFGSTLEEDIQADTRGYVERILVCLLQGSRDDISGFVDPALALQDAQDLYAAGEKIRGTDEMKFITILTTRSATHLMRVFQEYEKIANKSIEDSIRSETHGSLEEAVLTVVKCTWNLHSYFAERLYYALKGAGTRDRKLIRNIVSRSEIDLNLIKSQFKKMYRKTLSSMIAGDTSGDYKNALLTLVGSDP, from the exons ATGAGGCAGCCGCCCTTCCTCCCCGCAGTCATCAGCCCTTCTCAGTGCAGGGGCTTGGGGTTCATGCCGGACACCCCCACAGGCACCAACGAGCAGGCCATCATTGACGTCCTCACCAAGAGAAGCAACGCGCAGCGGCAGCAGATCGCTAAGTCCTTCAAGGCTCAGTTCGGCAAG GACCTCACCGAGAACTTGAAGTCAGAGCTGAGTGGCAATTTCGAGAGACTCATGGTGGCCCTCATGTACCCGCCATACAGATACGAAGCCAAGGAAATGCATGATGCCATGGAA GGCTTAGGAACCAAAGAAGGCGTCATCATTGAAATCCTGGCCTCTCGGACCAAGAGCCAGCTTCAGGAGATAATGAAGGCATATGAGGAGG ACTTTGGGTCCACACTAGAGGAAGACATCCAAGCAGACACGAGAGGCTACGTGGAGAGGATCCTGGTGTGCCTCCTGCAG GGCAGCCGGGATGACATCAGCGGCTTTGTGGACCCAGCCCTGGCCCTCCAAGATGCCCAG gaTCTGTACGCGGCCGGGGAGAAGATCCGTGGAACCGACGAGATGAAATTCATCACCATCCTGACCACGCGGAGTGCCACCCACCTGATGCGGG TGTTCCAGGAATACGAGAAAATCGCCAACAAGAGCATCGAGGACAGTATCAGGAGTGAGACCCACGGCTCGCTGGAGGAGGCCGTGCTGACTGTCG TGAAATGCACGTGGAACCTGCACAGCTACTTCGCGGAGCGGCTCTACTATGCCTTGAAG GGTGCAGGGACGCGGGACAGAAAGCTGATAAGAAACATCGTTTCAAGGAGCGAGATTGACTTAAATCTTATCAAGAGTCAGTTCAAGAAGATGTACAGGAAGACCCTCAGCAGCATGATTGCG GGAGACACCAGCGGTGACTACAAGAATGCCCTGCTGACCCTGGTGGGCAGTGACCCCTGA
- the GPRIN2 gene encoding LOW QUALITY PROTEIN: G protein-regulated inducer of neurite outgrowth 2 (The sequence of the model RefSeq protein was modified relative to this genomic sequence to represent the inferred CDS: inserted 2 bases in 2 codons), producing the protein MMHHIKKTAMSTSHPESDAQAPLSPRLQPXSRSSSSLLGEGRGQRPELHKRASSTVWQAWPREAGPQVPQEEGRQAESMEEAWAPSPQPRLGAAGPWRGSPVDSVSXMGNGELSRLQAPGATAVHRSHSDLVRSPQTRGHSGARKSSLSCLALGSSPARRAPLWPGSTAGLEGDLTLEDGAASRAVETSKSAWTLGATQAWVPSLGLGDATAPSSSPQPGPKAAGQPAPTPGQALPPAVLLCGTREVGVGCCCHTLPAPGVLTFPKLVASVSESGLQAQHGVKFHCRLPRGLAGHTHCCAHPWGPAGLATEPSTRTKDVWTMTSASDLGPVLGAPPSAQDAGVQVAPVAACKAVATSPPLEAPLAPHVFPEVTLGASLEEATSPVRDVRWDAEGMTWEVYGASVDPEVLGVAIQKHLQMQFEQLQREPPSEDSVSAEGRRRPLRAVMQSLRRPSCCGCSGAAPE; encoded by the exons GACAGCCATGAGCACCAGCCACCCTGAGTCGGATGCCCAGGCCCCCCTGAGCCCCCGCCTGCAGC CGTCCCGGAGCTCCTCCAGCCTGCTGGGTGAAGGCCGTGGGCAGAGGCCAGAGCTCCACAAGAGGGCCAGCAGCACGGTGTGGCAGGCCTGGCCCAGGGAGGCCGGTCCCCAGGTCCCCCAGGAAGAGGGGCGCCAGGCTGAGAGCATGGAGGAGGCctgggcccccagcccccagccacgGCTGGGTGCTGCGGGCCCTTGGCGGGGCAGCCCCGTGGACAGTGTGT CCATGGGCAATGGGGAGCTGAGTCGCCTGCAGGCCCCGGGTGCCACCGCCGTGCACAGGAGCCACTCGGACCTGGTCCGCAGCCCCCAGACGCGGGGCCACAGCGGTGCTCGGAAGTCCAGCCTCAGCTGCTTGGCCCTTGGTAGCTCGCCTGCCCGCAGGGCCCCACTGTGGCCTGGCAGTACTGCGGGCCTGGAAGGGGACCTGACTCTGGAGGATGGAGCAGCCTCTAGAGCTGTGGAGACTTCTAAGTCAGCCTGGACCCTGGGTGCGACTCAGGCGTGGGTGCCGTCTCTAGGCCTGGGGGACGCAACCGCCCCCAGCAGCAGTCCTCAGCCTGGGCCCAAAGCCGCTGGGCAGCCGGCACCCACCCCCGGCCAGGCCCTGCCCCCTGCAGTGCTGCTCTGTGGCACGAGGGAGGTGGGGGTCGGCTGCTGCTGCCACACCCTGCCTGCCCCCGGGGTCCTGACATTTCCCAAACTGGTGGCCTCGGTGAGTGAGTCTGGGCTGCAGGCACAGCATGGGGTGAAGTTCCACTGCAGGCTGCCCAGGGGGCTTGCCGGGCACACCCACTGCTGTGCCCACCCTTGGGGTCCCGCTGGCCTAGCCACGGAACCCAGCACCAGGACCAAAGATGTGTGGACCATGACTTCAGCCAGCGACCTGGGCCCTGTGTTGGGGGCCCCTCCGTCAGCTCAGGATGCTGGGGTGCAGGTGGCCCCTGTAGCGGCCTGCAAGGCTGTGGCCACCAGTCCCCCCTTGGAGGCCCCTCTGGCCCCACATGTGTTCCCAGAGGTAACCCTGGGGGCCAGCCTGGAGGAGGCAACGTCCCCTGTGCGGGACGTGCGATGGGATGCTGAAGGCATGACGTGGGAGGTGTACGGGGCTTCGGTGGACCCCGAGGTGCTCGGTGTGGCCATCCAGAAGCATCTGCAGATGCAGTTCGAGCAGCTGCAGCGGGAGCCCCCCAGCGAGGACAGCGTGTCTGCCGAGGGCCGGAGGAGGCCACTGCGTGCCGTCATGCAGTCCCTGCGGCGTCCCAGCTGCTGCGGCTGCTCGGGTGCTGCCCCCgagtga